From Enhydrobacter sp., the proteins below share one genomic window:
- a CDS encoding MFS transporter codes for MPRFLTALRLAGYGAAYFFAAGAFMSYWPVWLRDRGVSDAEIGTLFMSRQLVSIVATLSIGWIAHRFGGPRAVLPAIAAGAVVLMGAYEFSYGFLAIFVVTMIWGFVWSPPMPLYDGVLVTETKRHGFDYARIRLWSSVAFILGTVACGVAVDRYGPPWVMYVGLAGIVLLAPLALLLPHGAAATATTDGERHSSLRVGKLLRSPFPLFLLATGCCSASHAVLYSFGTLTWRGAGIDDVTISLLWAESVAIEIVLMLFGGWLLKHLGPSGLIALGLGGAMVRWTGMAFTTDLVALVFLQALHSCTFAATHLGAMAFLQRAVPAHGIALGQSLYYALGTGATQAVVYQFAGLLYAQYGQLAFLGMTAVAAVGMAALIVLARRWDGGLLVR; via the coding sequence ATGCCGCGCTTCCTGACCGCGCTCCGGCTGGCCGGCTACGGCGCGGCCTACTTCTTCGCGGCCGGCGCCTTCATGAGCTACTGGCCGGTGTGGCTGCGCGACCGCGGCGTCAGCGACGCCGAGATCGGCACACTCTTCATGTCGCGCCAGCTGGTGTCGATCGTGGCGACCCTGTCGATCGGCTGGATCGCACATCGCTTCGGCGGACCGCGCGCCGTGCTGCCGGCGATCGCCGCCGGCGCGGTCGTGCTGATGGGCGCCTACGAGTTCTCCTATGGCTTCCTCGCAATCTTCGTCGTCACCATGATCTGGGGCTTCGTCTGGTCGCCGCCGATGCCGCTCTACGACGGCGTACTGGTGACGGAGACGAAGCGACACGGCTTCGACTATGCACGCATCCGGCTGTGGAGCTCGGTCGCCTTCATCCTGGGCACCGTGGCCTGCGGCGTGGCGGTCGACCGCTACGGGCCGCCCTGGGTGATGTATGTCGGACTGGCGGGCATAGTGCTGCTGGCGCCGCTCGCGCTGCTGCTGCCGCACGGTGCCGCCGCAACGGCCACGACGGACGGCGAACGGCACTCGAGCCTGCGCGTCGGCAAGCTCCTGCGCTCGCCCTTTCCGCTGTTCCTGCTCGCCACGGGCTGCTGCAGCGCGAGCCACGCGGTGCTCTACAGCTTCGGCACGCTGACCTGGCGCGGCGCCGGCATCGACGACGTGACGATCAGCCTGCTGTGGGCGGAGAGCGTCGCCATCGAGATTGTGCTGATGCTGTTCGGCGGCTGGCTGCTCAAGCACCTCGGGCCGAGCGGCCTGATCGCGCTCGGCCTCGGCGGCGCCATGGTGCGCTGGACGGGCATGGCCTTCACCACCGATCTGGTGGCGCTGGTCTTCCTGCAGGCGCTCCATTCCTGCACCTTCGCCGCAACCCATCTCGGCGCCATGGCGTTCCTGCAGCGAGCCGTGCCGGCGCATGGCATCGCGCTGGGCCAGAGTCTCTACTACGCGCTCGGCACCGGCGCGACGCAGGCCGTGGTCTATCAGTTCGCGGGGCTCCTCTACGCGCAGTACGGCCAGCTCGCCTTCCTTGGTATGACGGCCGTGGCCGCTGTCGGCATGGCGGCGCTGATCGTTCTGGCCCGCCGTTGGGATGGAGGCCTGCTCGTGCGCTGA
- a CDS encoding CoA transferase: MPGALDGLLVVSVEQAVAAPYCSARLADAGARVIKIERPEGDFARGYDKYVHGLSSYFVWLNRGKQSVTLDFKDKADLALLHRLIGRADVLIQNLAPGAAERAGFGSAAMRARHKALITVDVSGYGDHGPYRNRRAYDLLVQAESGLASITGTEHAPGRVGISATDIGTGMYAHAAVLEALLSRQKTAEGRAISVSLFSSMAEWMTVPLLAMDYSAYEWPRLGLTHPFIAPYGVYPSADNVPVLISIQNDREFERLCHGVLDRPGLEKDPDYATGIARNERRDRTNALVAESFARQDFATLASRLDAAQIAWARVSGIGDLSRHPQLRRTVFATDKGEVEIPALAASYGGEPERLGDVPTLGQHTDAVRREFAAA; the protein is encoded by the coding sequence ATGCCCGGTGCACTGGACGGCCTGCTGGTGGTGAGCGTCGAGCAGGCAGTGGCCGCCCCCTATTGCTCGGCCCGCCTGGCGGACGCCGGTGCGCGCGTCATCAAGATCGAGCGGCCCGAGGGCGATTTCGCCCGCGGCTACGACAAGTACGTGCATGGCCTGTCGAGCTATTTCGTCTGGCTCAATCGCGGCAAGCAGTCCGTGACGCTCGACTTCAAGGACAAGGCCGATCTCGCCCTGCTGCACCGCCTGATCGGCAGGGCCGACGTGCTGATCCAGAATCTCGCCCCCGGCGCCGCCGAACGCGCCGGCTTCGGCTCCGCCGCCATGCGAGCGAGGCACAAGGCGCTGATCACGGTCGACGTCTCGGGCTACGGCGATCACGGCCCCTACCGCAACAGGCGCGCCTACGACCTGCTGGTGCAGGCCGAGAGCGGCCTCGCCTCGATCACCGGCACCGAGCACGCGCCCGGCCGCGTCGGCATCTCGGCCACCGACATCGGCACCGGCATGTATGCGCACGCCGCCGTGCTCGAGGCGCTGCTGTCGCGCCAGAAGACCGCTGAGGGCCGCGCCATCTCGGTCTCCCTCTTCTCGTCGATGGCCGAGTGGATGACCGTGCCGCTTCTCGCCATGGACTACTCGGCCTACGAATGGCCGCGGCTTGGGCTCACGCATCCCTTCATCGCGCCCTATGGCGTCTATCCCTCGGCCGACAACGTGCCGGTGCTGATCTCGATCCAGAACGATCGGGAGTTCGAGCGGCTGTGCCATGGCGTGCTCGACCGGCCGGGGCTGGAAAAGGATCCCGACTATGCCACCGGGATCGCCCGCAACGAGCGTCGCGATCGCACCAATGCCCTGGTCGCCGAGAGCTTCGCGCGCCAGGACTTCGCCACGCTCGCGAGCCGGCTCGACGCCGCACAGATCGCCTGGGCGCGGGTGAGCGGCATCGGCGACCTGTCGAGGCATCCGCAGCTTCGCCGTACCGTGTTCGCGACCGACAAGGGCGAGGTCGAGATTCCCGCGCTCGCCGCGTCCTACGGCGGCGAACCCGAGCGCCTGGGCGACGTGCCGACGCTCGGCCAGCACACCGACGCGGTGCGGCGCGAATTCGCCGCCGCCTGA
- a CDS encoding CoA transferase codes for MPGPLAGVRVIDLTAVLLGPFATQHLADMGADVIKVEPPEGDLLRASGGSMGRDKTMGPIYMAANRNKRSICLDLKKPAAVAVLKDLIPTADLFIHNSRPQAIERLGLGYDDLKKINPSIIYAYSLGYGRKGPYGHKPAFDDLVQGVSGAASLQSRVDGLPPRFMPSLIADKTTGLHLCIAVLGALYHRKSTGEGQMIEVPMLETLASFWLTEHLFGATWKPARGTMGYDRIINKFRHPFPTKDGYICALPYTDQHWITFFELAGRPDLCKEKRFVDRNERARHFSELYQVLAGLLKHRTTDEWLEMFDKADIPAMPVRTMEDLLEDPHLEAVGFFTEREHPTEGPITTFASPLDFEKTKVEFRRHAPRIGGDGVEVLREAGLSDEAIEKLKADRALIVPA; via the coding sequence ATGCCGGGACCGCTTGCGGGCGTGCGTGTGATCGACCTGACGGCCGTGCTTCTGGGGCCGTTCGCCACGCAGCATCTCGCCGACATGGGTGCCGACGTCATCAAGGTCGAGCCGCCGGAGGGCGACCTGCTGCGTGCATCGGGCGGCTCGATGGGTCGCGACAAGACGATGGGCCCGATCTACATGGCGGCGAATCGCAACAAGCGCTCGATCTGCCTGGATCTGAAGAAGCCGGCGGCCGTCGCCGTGCTGAAGGACCTGATCCCCACCGCCGACCTCTTCATCCACAACAGCCGGCCCCAGGCGATCGAGCGGCTGGGGCTGGGCTACGACGACCTGAAGAAGATCAATCCCTCGATCATCTATGCGTACTCGCTGGGCTACGGCCGCAAGGGTCCGTACGGCCACAAGCCGGCGTTCGACGATCTGGTGCAGGGCGTATCGGGCGCCGCCTCGCTGCAGAGCCGCGTCGACGGCCTGCCGCCGCGCTTCATGCCGAGCCTGATCGCCGACAAGACGACTGGCCTGCATCTCTGCATCGCCGTCCTGGGGGCGCTCTACCACCGCAAGAGCACCGGCGAGGGCCAGATGATCGAGGTACCGATGCTCGAGACGCTCGCGTCGTTCTGGCTCACCGAGCACCTGTTCGGCGCCACCTGGAAGCCCGCGCGCGGCACGATGGGCTACGACCGCATCATCAACAAGTTCCGCCATCCGTTTCCGACCAAGGACGGCTACATCTGCGCGCTGCCCTACACGGACCAGCACTGGATCACCTTCTTCGAGCTCGCCGGGCGCCCCGACCTCTGCAAGGAGAAGAGGTTCGTCGACCGCAACGAGCGCGCCAGGCATTTCAGCGAACTCTACCAGGTGCTCGCCGGCCTGCTGAAGCACCGCACCACCGACGAGTGGCTCGAGATGTTCGACAAGGCCGACATTCCGGCCATGCCGGTGCGAACGATGGAGGACCTGCTGGAGGATCCGCACCTAGAGGCGGTCGGCTTCTTCACCGAGCGCGAGCATCCGACGGAGGGTCCGATCACGACCTTCGCCAGCCCGCTCGACTTCGAGAAGACCAAGGTCGAGTTCCGACGCCACGCGCCGCGCATCGGCGGCGACGGTGTCGAGGTGCTGCGCGAGGCGGGGCTGAGCGACGAGGCGATCGAGAAACTCAAGGCCGACAGGGCGTTGATCGTGCCGGCCTGA
- a CDS encoding phosphatidylserine/phosphatidylglycerophosphate/cardiolipin synthase family protein has translation MHAADPYYIPFARGSYPVRPGNRLHLLLDGAPIFRRIGEAVERARHSVWMTVAFYTHAFQFPGGRGGLFDVLDRAVDRGLDVRLLLWRPNPESYGYDRTFRGSADDFEFLRRRGSRCRIRWDRVPAAFCQHQKNWLIDVGQPSETVFVGGANLSAETLWRHDAYLEIAGPAATDVRHNFVQRWNEASERAEPDGSWACDPSDSLPFPTALSQSTGTSTIQIQRMLHPRRYTNGQASPGAPPFDVGGGERSILDQYLEAIDAARRTIYLEHQAIPIPEVAARLGKALERGVAIVLLVPAEAEAHVLAARRDPAQRAPFDSLARLGQHPNFLLAGLAERGEWGPRPKYVHAKLMTVDDCWATVGSCNLHWFSLSGHSELNASIWDAAVAREIRCRLFDAHLGVATAALDDVTALRLYRTVALANRRRMLVGSGDWEGATYALDTANYAVT, from the coding sequence ATGCACGCGGCCGATCCGTACTACATCCCGTTCGCACGCGGCAGCTATCCGGTGCGGCCGGGCAACCGCCTGCATCTGCTGCTCGACGGCGCGCCGATCTTCCGTCGCATCGGCGAGGCGGTGGAGCGGGCTCGGCACAGCGTCTGGATGACGGTGGCCTTCTACACGCACGCCTTTCAGTTCCCCGGCGGGCGCGGCGGGTTGTTCGACGTGCTCGACCGCGCGGTCGATCGCGGCCTCGACGTGCGCCTGCTGCTGTGGCGCCCCAATCCCGAGAGCTATGGCTACGATCGCACGTTTCGCGGCTCGGCCGACGACTTCGAGTTCCTGCGACGGCGCGGGTCGCGTTGCCGCATCCGCTGGGACCGCGTGCCGGCCGCCTTCTGCCAGCACCAGAAGAACTGGCTGATCGATGTCGGCCAACCATCGGAGACGGTCTTCGTCGGCGGCGCCAATCTCAGCGCCGAAACCCTGTGGAGGCACGACGCCTATCTCGAGATTGCGGGGCCGGCTGCGACCGACGTGCGGCACAATTTCGTGCAGCGCTGGAACGAGGCGAGCGAGCGCGCCGAGCCCGACGGCAGCTGGGCGTGCGATCCGTCCGATTCGCTGCCGTTCCCGACGGCTTTGTCGCAGTCGACCGGAACGAGCACGATTCAGATCCAGCGCATGCTGCATCCCCGCCGCTACACGAACGGGCAGGCGTCGCCCGGTGCGCCGCCGTTCGACGTGGGCGGTGGCGAGCGTTCGATCCTCGACCAGTATCTCGAGGCGATCGATGCCGCGCGCCGCACCATCTATCTCGAACATCAGGCCATCCCGATTCCCGAGGTCGCGGCCCGTCTCGGCAAGGCCCTGGAACGCGGCGTGGCGATCGTGCTGCTGGTGCCGGCGGAGGCCGAGGCGCACGTGCTCGCGGCCCGGCGCGACCCGGCGCAACGCGCACCTTTCGACAGCCTGGCCCGGCTGGGCCAGCATCCGAACTTCCTGCTGGCCGGGCTCGCCGAGAGGGGCGAGTGGGGGCCACGGCCGAAGTACGTTCACGCCAAGCTGATGACGGTCGACGATTGCTGGGCCACCGTCGGTTCGTGCAACCTTCATTGGTTCTCGCTGTCGGGGCACAGCGAGCTGAACGCCTCCATCTGGGATGCCGCCGTCGCCCGCGAGATCCGGTGCCGCCTGTTCGACGCACATCTCGGGGTTGCGACCGCCGCGCTCGATGACGTCACGGCCCTCCGGCTCTACCGGACGGTCGCTCTTGCGAACCGCCGCAGGATGCTGGTGGGCAGCGGCGACTGGGAGGGAGCGACCTATGCACTGGATACGGCGAACTACGCCGTGACGTAG
- a CDS encoding acyl-CoA dehydrogenase family protein: MDLAFTPEEQKFADEVRAFVKANLPADVRDKVKNGKHLTRDDYMRWQQALGTKGWLVYTWPKKHGGPGFSPAERYIFENICAEEYAPGIIPFGTKMVGPVIYTFGNEEQKAKYLPAIRESTVWWCQGYSEPGSGSDLASLRTKAEKQGDHYVVNGSKTWNTMGHWADWIFCLVRTDAKAKPQEGISFLLIDMKTPGITVKPIIMMDGGHEVNEVFFDNVKVPVANLVGKENEGWTCAKFLLANERLGIAAVPQSKRGVEALKGIARAEQDGGRPLIENQAFAEKIADLEIQVTALEYTELRVLSQMAHGGQPGPEVSGLKIRGSEIQQRITELTMEAVGEYSAPYLPGLLWQGSNEEPVGPEYAHLAAPRYFNTRKTTIYGGSNEIQKGIISKMVLGL, encoded by the coding sequence ATGGACCTCGCTTTCACCCCCGAAGAGCAGAAGTTCGCCGACGAGGTGCGTGCCTTCGTGAAGGCCAACCTGCCGGCCGACGTGCGCGACAAGGTGAAGAACGGCAAGCACCTGACCCGCGACGACTACATGCGCTGGCAGCAGGCACTCGGGACGAAGGGCTGGCTGGTCTACACTTGGCCGAAGAAGCACGGCGGTCCGGGCTTCTCGCCGGCCGAGCGCTACATCTTCGAGAACATCTGCGCCGAGGAGTACGCGCCGGGCATCATCCCGTTCGGCACCAAGATGGTCGGGCCGGTGATCTACACCTTCGGCAACGAGGAGCAGAAGGCGAAGTACCTGCCGGCGATCCGCGAGAGCACGGTCTGGTGGTGCCAGGGCTATTCCGAGCCGGGCTCCGGCTCCGACCTCGCCTCGCTTCGCACCAAGGCCGAGAAGCAGGGCGATCACTATGTCGTCAACGGCTCCAAGACCTGGAACACGATGGGCCACTGGGCCGACTGGATCTTCTGCCTGGTGCGCACCGATGCCAAAGCCAAGCCGCAGGAGGGTATCTCCTTCCTGCTGATCGACATGAAGACGCCGGGCATCACCGTGAAGCCGATCATCATGATGGATGGCGGGCACGAGGTGAACGAGGTGTTCTTCGACAACGTGAAGGTCCCGGTCGCCAACCTGGTCGGCAAGGAGAACGAGGGTTGGACCTGCGCCAAGTTCCTGCTCGCCAACGAGCGGCTCGGCATCGCCGCGGTGCCGCAGTCCAAGCGCGGCGTCGAGGCGCTGAAGGGCATCGCCCGCGCCGAGCAGGACGGCGGCAGGCCGCTGATCGAGAACCAGGCCTTCGCCGAGAAGATCGCCGATCTCGAGATCCAGGTGACGGCACTCGAGTACACGGAACTGCGCGTGCTGTCGCAGATGGCGCATGGCGGCCAGCCCGGGCCGGAAGTGTCGGGCCTCAAGATCCGCGGCTCGGAGATCCAGCAGCGCATCACGGAGCTCACGATGGAGGCGGTCGGTGAGTATTCGGCGCCCTACCTGCCGGGCCTGCTGTGGCAGGGCAGCAACGAGGAGCCGGTCGGACCGGAGTACGCCCATCTCGCGGCGCCGCGCTACTTCAACACGCGCAAGACCACGATCTACGGCGGCAGCAACGAAATCCAGAAGGGCATCATCAGCAAGATGGTGTTGGGGCTCTGA
- a CDS encoding acyl-CoA dehydrogenase family protein, with protein MDLSLKPEHQAFADEVRAFARENLSPATRAKTLSGRHYDKDDHVVWQKALGRKGWLAYTWPRKYGGPGFDVTQRFLFENVLAEEGAPRIIPFGVKMVGPVIYTFGSDEQKERFLPGIRSSEVAWCQGYSEPGAGSDLANLRTRAERDGDHYVVNGQKTWTSYAHWGDWIFCLVRTDAKAKPQEGISFLLIDMKTPGVTVRPILMLDGAHAVNDVFFDNVKVPVANRIGKENEGWTCAKFLLANERLGIAEVPASKRGVRSLWELNDDPALKEKIADVDLQVQALEMSELRALSTMALGGAPGPEVSTLKVRGSEIQQRIAELAMEAVGEYAAPYQPDLLFRETNETPVGPDHAPPAAPRYFNMRKTSIYGGSTEIQKNIVSKAILGL; from the coding sequence ATGGACCTGTCGCTGAAACCCGAGCACCAGGCGTTCGCCGACGAGGTGCGCGCCTTCGCCCGCGAGAACCTGTCGCCGGCCACCAGGGCCAAGACCCTGTCGGGCAGGCACTACGACAAGGACGACCACGTCGTGTGGCAGAAGGCGCTCGGCCGCAAGGGCTGGCTCGCCTACACTTGGCCGAGGAAGTACGGCGGGCCGGGCTTCGACGTCACGCAGCGCTTCCTGTTCGAGAACGTTCTGGCCGAGGAGGGTGCACCGCGCATCATTCCGTTTGGCGTCAAGATGGTCGGGCCGGTGATCTACACGTTCGGCAGCGACGAGCAGAAGGAACGCTTCCTGCCCGGCATCCGCAGCTCCGAGGTCGCCTGGTGCCAGGGCTACTCGGAGCCGGGAGCCGGCTCCGACCTCGCCAACCTGCGCACCCGGGCCGAACGCGACGGCGACCACTACGTCGTCAACGGCCAGAAGACCTGGACCTCCTACGCCCATTGGGGCGACTGGATCTTCTGCCTGGTGCGCACCGATGCCAAGGCCAAGCCGCAGGAGGGTATCTCCTTCCTGCTGATCGACATGAAGACGCCGGGCGTCACGGTGCGGCCGATCCTCATGCTCGACGGCGCCCATGCCGTGAACGACGTATTCTTCGACAACGTGAAGGTTCCGGTTGCCAACCGCATCGGCAAGGAGAACGAGGGCTGGACCTGCGCTAAGTTCCTGCTCGCCAACGAGCGGCTGGGCATCGCCGAGGTGCCGGCGTCCAAGCGCGGCGTGCGCTCGCTGTGGGAGCTGAACGACGATCCCGCGCTCAAGGAGAAGATCGCCGATGTCGACCTGCAGGTGCAGGCGCTCGAGATGAGCGAGCTGCGCGCGCTCTCGACCATGGCGCTGGGCGGGGCGCCCGGCCCCGAGGTCTCGACCCTCAAGGTGCGCGGCTCGGAGATCCAGCAGCGTATCGCAGAACTGGCCATGGAGGCGGTCGGCGAATACGCCGCGCCGTACCAACCCGATTTGCTGTTCCGCGAAACCAACGAGACGCCGGTCGGGCCGGACCATGCGCCGCCCGCCGCGCCGCGCTACTTCAACATGCGCAAGACCAGCATCTACGGCGGCAGCACCGAGATTCAGAAGAACATCGTGTCCAAGGCCATCCTCGGGCTATAA
- a CDS encoding acyl-CoA dehydrogenase family protein, whose translation MDLSLSDEQKQLQDAAERFVRDKYAFENRRKIAATDKGWLAENWAQMAELGWLGMSFSEEDGGYGGGSIETMIVMEQFGKGLVLEPFLPTVVLGGGMIARAGSKAQKEALLAPMIEGKKQFAFAWLERQSRYNLADVSLKAEKSGSGYTLSGHKGVVYNAASADNIVVLARTAGAAREEKGLTLFLVDGKAKGLSRRDYPTQDSLRASELTFDKVSVGADAVLGKVDGAFPVVEEAVDRAIVALCAEATGCMDAINAATLEYIKTRKQFGVPIGKFQVLQHRMVDCFTNAQEARSMTLMATLKIDDEDSVVRRKAASGAKVQIGKSGKFCGQSAVQMHGGMGVTDELSVSHYFKRLTMIDLMFGNQQHHLTRYSNLAMAA comes from the coding sequence ATGGATCTGTCCCTGTCCGACGAACAGAAGCAGCTGCAGGACGCGGCAGAACGCTTCGTGCGCGACAAATACGCCTTCGAGAACCGGCGCAAGATCGCCGCCACCGACAAGGGGTGGCTGGCGGAGAACTGGGCGCAAATGGCCGAGCTCGGCTGGCTCGGCATGTCCTTCTCCGAGGAGGACGGTGGCTACGGCGGCGGCTCGATCGAGACCATGATCGTGATGGAGCAGTTCGGAAAGGGCCTCGTGCTCGAGCCGTTCCTGCCGACCGTCGTGCTGGGTGGCGGCATGATCGCCCGCGCCGGCTCCAAGGCCCAGAAGGAGGCGCTGTTGGCGCCGATGATCGAGGGCAAGAAGCAGTTCGCCTTCGCCTGGCTGGAGCGCCAGTCGCGCTACAATCTCGCCGACGTCTCGCTCAAGGCCGAGAAGAGCGGTTCGGGCTACACGCTGTCGGGCCACAAGGGCGTGGTCTACAACGCTGCCTCGGCCGACAATATCGTCGTGCTCGCCCGCACGGCCGGCGCAGCACGCGAGGAGAAGGGGCTCACGCTGTTCCTTGTCGACGGCAAGGCCAAGGGGCTGAGCCGCCGCGACTACCCCACCCAGGATTCGCTGCGTGCCTCGGAACTCACCTTCGACAAGGTCTCGGTCGGCGCCGATGCGGTGCTGGGCAAGGTCGACGGTGCCTTCCCGGTGGTCGAAGAGGCGGTCGATCGCGCCATCGTCGCACTCTGCGCCGAGGCGACCGGCTGCATGGACGCGATCAACGCGGCCACGCTCGAGTACATCAAGACGCGCAAGCAGTTCGGCGTGCCGATCGGCAAGTTCCAGGTGCTGCAGCACCGCATGGTCGACTGCTTCACCAACGCGCAGGAAGCACGCTCGATGACCCTGATGGCGACGCTCAAGATCGACGACGAGGATTCCGTCGTGCGCCGCAAGGCGGCCTCGGGCGCCAAGGTGCAGATCGGCAAGTCGGGCAAGTTCTGCGGCCAGAGCGCGGTGCAGATGCATGGTGGCATGGGCGTCACCGACGAGCTGTCGGTCAGTCACTACTTCAAGCGGCTGACCATGATCGACCTGATGTTCGGCAACCAGCAGCATCACCTGACGCGCTACAGCAACCTCGCCATGGCGGCATAG
- a CDS encoding TauD/TfdA family dioxygenase has protein sequence MAYDTIEVRKLTGGCGAEVLGVDVKSLSNSQWGEVQRAFAEFGVIFFRDQDLTPEQHLAFARRWAPIDVNRFFKAAPGHPEIAEVRKEPEQKTNIGGGWHTDHSYDPEPAMGSILLARELPDEGGDTLFANMYRAFETLSPGLQRTLEGLNAVHGSEHIFGAKGVNAANPEGASRFDNQHLVGADVVHPVVIRHPLSGRKSLYVNPAFTLRFDGWSAEDSRPLLEHLYRHASRPEFTCRFRWREGSIAFWDNRATWHYAANDYHGERRLMHRVTVAGCALEAAAG, from the coding sequence ATGGCGTACGACACGATCGAGGTCCGCAAGCTGACCGGCGGGTGCGGCGCTGAAGTGCTCGGCGTCGACGTCAAGTCGCTCAGCAACAGCCAGTGGGGCGAGGTGCAGCGCGCCTTCGCCGAGTTCGGCGTCATCTTCTTCCGCGACCAAGACCTTACGCCCGAGCAACACCTCGCCTTCGCGCGGCGCTGGGCGCCCATCGACGTCAACCGGTTCTTCAAGGCGGCGCCGGGCCATCCCGAAATCGCCGAGGTGCGCAAGGAACCGGAGCAGAAGACCAACATCGGCGGCGGCTGGCACACCGACCACAGCTACGATCCCGAGCCCGCCATGGGCTCGATCCTGCTGGCGCGCGAACTGCCGGACGAGGGCGGCGACACGCTGTTCGCCAACATGTATCGTGCCTTCGAGACGCTGTCGCCCGGCCTGCAGCGCACGCTCGAGGGGTTGAACGCCGTGCACGGCTCGGAGCACATCTTCGGCGCCAAGGGGGTCAATGCCGCGAACCCGGAAGGCGCCAGCCGCTTCGACAACCAGCATCTGGTCGGCGCCGACGTCGTGCACCCGGTGGTGATCAGGCACCCGCTGAGCGGCCGCAAGTCGCTCTACGTCAACCCGGCCTTCACCCTGCGCTTCGACGGCTGGTCGGCCGAGGATAGCCGGCCGCTGCTCGAGCATCTCTATCGTCACGCCTCGCGGCCGGAGTTCACCTGCCGCTTCCGCTGGCGCGAGGGCTCGATCGCCTTCTGGGACAATCGCGCCACCTGGCACTATGCCGCCAACGACTATCACGGCGAGCGCCGGCTGATGCACCGCGTCACCGTCGCCGGCTGCGCGCTGGAGGCCGCCGCGGGCTAA